One stretch of Miscanthus floridulus cultivar M001 chromosome 18, ASM1932011v1, whole genome shotgun sequence DNA includes these proteins:
- the LOC136524604 gene encoding 3-ketoacyl-CoA synthase 11-like, with product MADEPRTAAASGMPDFKQSVKLKYVKLGYHHLISHGAYLLLAPLPGLVAAHLSTFTLRDLVYLWQSLQYNLVSVLVCTTVLVVVATADALTRPRPVYLVDFACYKPDDERKCSRARFMNCTESLGTFTTENIEFQRRIIERSGLGEDTYLPEGVLNIPPNPSMANARKEAEMVMFGALDEHWRRRRPDEMDRASISSSAGRPATGQQAQDVGDSLQAARLRRTYYYAPAAGWWPGRAPPHHPAGRQ from the coding sequence ATGGCGGACGAGCCAAGaacggcggcggcgagcggcATGCCGGACTTCAAGCAGTCGGTGAAGCTCAAGTACGTGAAGCTGGGGTACCACCACCTCATCAGCCACGGCGCGTACCTGCTGCTGGCGCCGCTGCCGGGGCTGGTGGCGGCGCACCTGTCCACCTTCACGCTGCGCGACCTGGTGTACCTGTGGCAGAGCCTGCAGTACAACCTGGTGTCCGTGCTCGTCTGCACCacggtgctggtggtggtggccacCGCGGACGCGCTGACGCGGCCGCGGCCGGTGTACCTGGTGGACTTCGCGTGCTACAAGCCCGACGACGAGCGCAAGTGCAGCCGCGCGCGGTTCATGAACTGCACCGAGTCGCTGGGCACCTTCACGACGGAGAACATCGAGTTCCAGCGCCGGATCATCGAGCGGTCGGGGCTGGGCGAGGACACGTACCTCCCGGAGGGGGTGCTCAACATCCCGCCCAACCCGTCCATGGCCAACGCGCGGAAGGAGGCGGAGATGGTCATGTTCGGCGCGCTGGACGAGCATTGGCGACGACGTCGACCCGACGAGATGGATCGGGCCAGCATCAGCAgttcggccggccggccggcgaccGGGCAGCAGGCGCAGGACGTTGGAGATTCTCTCCAAGCGGCTCGGCTGCGACGCACGTACTACTACGCACCCGCAGCAGGCTGGTGGCCCGGCCGTGCACCGCCACATCATCCGGCCGGCCGCCAATAA